In Burkholderia savannae, one genomic interval encodes:
- a CDS encoding methyl-accepting chemotaxis protein — MLSSIRSRILVACLAIVIGALVINTALNYFVANRYNRESISQNLSAVLTGHEAGIADWVASKTQMIVSVEDAALAPDPIPALKQIAAAGGFTNVYVGYADKTAKFSDASGIPADYDPTGRPWYKQAVQAGKPVVTPPYVDVGTGKLVVAFAAPIVRDGALKGVVSGDVAMDSVIANVKAIHPTPESFGMLVDRGGHIVAHSDPKLTLKPVTDLTDDLSVDALAASSADDNAAPIEAHVAGAAKLMRARAVPGTDWLTVVALDKSDAMAGMHSLLLVSIGTLVALVVVAALIVGAITGVAFKGLARIRDAMESIGSGTGDLTQRLPDAGRDEVAQIARSFNAFVGKLQDVIRVIRDASESVRHAAGEIASGNHDLSRRTESAAASLEQTAASIEEITSTVTQSAGAARQANDIATNAASVASRGGSVVSDVVSTMQEIEGASGKISDIIGVIDGIAFQTNILALNAAVEAARAGEEGRGFAVVAGEVRSLAQRSAQAAKEIKALIDSSVSSVSTGATLVQQAGQTMNDIVGTVSNVTTIMREISNAADEQTRGIQEVNRAVAQLDEMVQQNAALVEQSAAAASALQTQAVELAEAVGRFKVA, encoded by the coding sequence ATGCTCTCCTCGATCCGGTCCCGCATTCTCGTCGCGTGCCTTGCCATCGTCATCGGCGCGCTCGTCATCAATACGGCGCTCAATTATTTCGTCGCCAATCGCTACAACCGCGAGTCCATCAGCCAGAACCTCAGCGCGGTGCTGACCGGCCACGAGGCCGGCATCGCCGATTGGGTCGCGTCGAAGACGCAGATGATCGTATCGGTCGAAGACGCCGCGCTCGCGCCCGATCCGATCCCGGCGCTCAAGCAGATCGCCGCGGCGGGCGGATTCACCAACGTCTACGTCGGCTACGCGGACAAAACCGCGAAATTCTCGGACGCATCCGGCATTCCGGCCGACTACGATCCCACCGGCCGCCCGTGGTACAAGCAGGCCGTGCAGGCGGGCAAGCCTGTCGTCACGCCGCCTTATGTCGACGTCGGGACGGGCAAGCTCGTCGTTGCGTTCGCCGCGCCGATCGTGCGCGACGGCGCGCTGAAGGGCGTCGTGTCCGGCGACGTCGCGATGGACAGCGTGATCGCGAACGTCAAGGCGATCCATCCGACGCCCGAGAGCTTCGGCATGCTCGTGGACCGCGGCGGCCACATCGTCGCGCATTCCGATCCGAAGCTCACGCTCAAGCCCGTCACCGATCTGACGGACGACTTGAGCGTCGACGCGCTCGCCGCGTCGTCGGCCGACGACAACGCCGCGCCGATCGAGGCGCACGTCGCCGGCGCCGCGAAGCTGATGCGCGCGCGCGCCGTGCCGGGCACCGACTGGCTGACCGTCGTCGCGCTCGACAAGTCCGATGCGATGGCCGGCATGCATTCGCTGCTGCTCGTGTCGATCGGCACGCTCGTCGCGCTCGTCGTCGTCGCGGCGCTGATCGTGGGCGCCATCACGGGCGTCGCGTTCAAGGGGCTCGCGCGCATTCGCGACGCGATGGAGTCGATCGGCTCCGGCACGGGCGACCTGACGCAGCGCCTGCCCGACGCCGGGCGTGACGAAGTCGCGCAGATCGCCCGCTCGTTCAACGCGTTCGTCGGCAAGCTGCAGGACGTGATACGCGTGATCCGCGACGCGAGCGAATCGGTGCGGCACGCGGCGGGCGAAATCGCATCGGGCAACCATGATCTGTCGCGCCGCACGGAATCGGCCGCGGCGAGCCTCGAACAGACGGCCGCGTCGATCGAGGAGATCACGTCGACGGTCACGCAATCGGCGGGCGCCGCGCGCCAGGCCAACGACATCGCGACGAACGCGGCGAGCGTCGCGTCGCGCGGCGGCTCGGTCGTGTCCGACGTCGTGTCGACGATGCAGGAGATCGAGGGCGCGTCCGGCAAGATCAGCGACATCATCGGCGTGATCGACGGCATCGCGTTCCAGACCAACATCCTTGCGCTGAACGCGGCCGTCGAGGCGGCGCGTGCGGGCGAGGAAGGGCGCGGCTTCGCGGTGGTCGCGGGCGAGGTGCGTTCGCTCGCGCAGCGTAGCGCGCAGGCGGCGAAGGAGATCAAGGCGCTGATCGATTCGAGCGTGTCGAGCGTGTCGACGGGCGCGACGCTCGTTCAGCAGGCGGGGCAGACGATGAACGACATCGTCGGCACGGTCTCGAACGTGACGACGATCATGCGCGAGATTTCGAACGCCGCCGACGAGCAGACGCGCGGCATCCAGGAGGTGAACCGCGCGGTCGCGCAGCTCGACGAGATGGTTCAGCAGAACGCGGCGCTCGTCGAGCAGTCGGCCGCGGCGGCGTCGGCGCTGCAGACGCAGGCGGTCGAGCTCGCCGAGGCGGTCGGGCGGTTCAAGGTCGCATGA